A DNA window from Impatiens glandulifera chromosome 7, dImpGla2.1, whole genome shotgun sequence contains the following coding sequences:
- the LOC124944393 gene encoding probable serine/threonine-protein kinase mkcB yields MDSGNSGSLQSSSGGDEDYDSRTESISSFLNPSFHFPQISSSSNQPPPPPPQHPPPLSLHPNQPQQLPPTFFDHNPNPFSHSSNPNSSNPIYNLDLPLWHHHQRSDHPNYTNDANNNPPSVLLPSSSNQSLIRPPQRPNLGAGGGSGPSSSVPLPDNNNNNQATTVKTSRKRTRASRRAPTTVLTTDTSNFRQMVQEFTGIPAPPFSATAVSPYSRRFDIFSSALRSSSGGPMEALSPLFNHPFRPSAQKPQHPLSNSISGPASSTFQINPSDLGFLSKNPLNPQNNFPLQTLLQDPNSLKYTQSTTSSLGELGLPHDHVSGNLAAFPGLAPPEDQGPHLGSYGTSGYNHNNNNKVNGSDFNPEKRLENSAAQRNGGTADPWVCSSD; encoded by the coding sequence ATGGATTCTGGTAACAGTGGAAGCTTACAATCCTCAAGTGGCGGCGATGAAGATTACGATTCCAGAACCGAATCAATCTCTTCCTTTTTGAACCCATCTTTTCACTTTCCCCAAATCTCTTCATCATCAAATCAACCACCACCGCCGCCGCCGCAACACCCTCCTCCTCTTTCGCTCCACCCAAATCAACCACAACAACTACCACCCACTTTCTTTGACCACAATCCCAATCCCTTTTCACACTCATCTAACCCCAATTCATCAAACCCTATCTACAATCTCGATCTTCCTCTATGGCATCATCACCAAAGATCTGACCACCCAAACTACACCAACGATGCTAATAATAATCCCCCTTCTGTTTTGTTACCATCTTCCTCAAATCAATCTCTTATCAGACCACCTCAAAGGCCAAATCTTGGCGCCGGCGGCGGCTCCGGTCCCTCCTCCTCTGTGCCATTACcagacaacaacaacaacaaccaagcAACTACTGTCAAAACATCCAGGAAACGGACCAGAGCATCTCGGCGAGCACCCACTACGGTTCTCACAACCGACACGTCAAATTTCAGACAAATGGTCCAAGAATTTACAGGAATTCCGGCGCCGCCGTTCTCCGCTACCGCTGTCTCACCCTACTCTCGCCGGTTTGATATCTTCAGTAGCGCACTTAGATCGTCATCAGGAGGACCTATGGAAGCTCTTTCGCCTCTGTTTAACCATCCATTCCGTCCCTCTGCTCAGAAACCACAACACCCATTATCAAATTCCATTTCTGGACCAGCTTCGAGTACTTTCCAGATAAATCCATCTGATTTGGGTTTTTTATCCAAGAATCCATTGAACCCACAAAACAATTTCCCTCTTCAAACTCTGTTACAAGACCCTAATTCTCTAAAATACACACAATCAACCACTTCAAGTCTAGGCGAACTCGGGTTGCCCCATGATCATGTCTCCGGCAATCTCGCCGCCTTTCCCGGCCTTGCACCGCCTGAGGATCAGGGTCCGCATTTGGGATCTTATGGCACATCCGGATACaaccacaacaacaacaacaaggtGAACGGGTCGGATTTTAACCCGGAGAAACGGCTGGAAAATTCGGCGGCGCAGAGGAACGGAGGTACGGCGGATCCATGGGTTTGTTCTTCGGATTAG